The proteins below come from a single Zhouia spongiae genomic window:
- a CDS encoding lysoplasmalogenase yields the protein MKKELVFSLLYFLILIIELIAGSNAEYHHIRYVTKPLLTISLGIFVFPDRKHYPHLLNFILLALFFSFLGDIFLLFDDSYFIAGLLAFFIAHIMYISAFFKTKFFSPKRFAVITTALLIYAIPILYLIIPEAGSLLPYIILYVIILMIMVKTVYLRKGYVNRLSYQLALIGALLFLISDSLLALDKFVTEIPNITILVMSTYGVAQFLIVNGALIEKTNKRNLYNYFINQAT from the coding sequence ATGAAAAAGGAACTTGTATTTAGTCTTCTATACTTTTTAATACTAATTATAGAACTCATAGCCGGAAGCAATGCAGAATACCATCATATCAGGTATGTTACCAAACCCCTGCTTACCATTTCATTGGGAATATTTGTATTTCCGGACAGAAAGCACTATCCACACTTGCTGAACTTTATCTTGCTGGCCTTATTCTTTTCATTCCTGGGGGATATCTTTCTGCTATTTGACGACTCTTACTTTATTGCCGGTCTCCTGGCCTTTTTTATAGCGCATATTATGTATATCAGTGCGTTTTTCAAGACGAAATTCTTTTCCCCCAAAAGGTTTGCCGTCATAACAACAGCCCTGCTTATTTATGCCATTCCCATATTGTATCTCATTATTCCTGAAGCGGGGTCCCTGCTCCCTTACATTATTTTATACGTGATCATTCTGATGATAATGGTCAAAACGGTATATTTAAGAAAAGGATATGTTAACCGTTTAAGTTATCAGCTGGCACTGATCGGGGCGCTCTTATTTTTAATTTCAGATTCATTACTGGCGTTAGATAAATTTGTAACAGAAATACCCAATATCACCATTTTGGTTATGTCTACATACGGAGTAGCACAATTTTTAATTGTAAACGGAGCCTTAATCGAAAAAACAAATAAACGTAATTTATACAATTACTTTATAAATCAGGCTACCTGA
- a CDS encoding NAD(P)/FAD-dependent oxidoreductase — protein MNIPKTSTPRIVIIGGGFAGISLAKKLSKQEVQVVMLDRHNYHTFQPLLYQVSTGALEPDSIAYPIRKILSHYPNFYFRLANVEEVVPEKKIVRTDIGEIFYDYLVLATGSRTNYYGNQSIKENGMAMKTIPQSLNLRSLILENFEQALLTDSLDEQDALMNFVIVGAGPTGVELAGALAEIKKGILHKDYPDLDTRRVQINLIQASDRVLQEMSPVASKKAEQFLENLGVHIWKDVLVTGYDGETVTTNSDLTFQTATLIWSAGVMGATVNGLNAEDLIARGNRVKVNEFNQVEGFKDIFAVGDIAAMSTEKYPYGHPMMAQPAIQQGKHLGINFERLLNNKPMKPFSYYDKGSMATIGRNKAVVDLPNFKFQGVFAWFVWMFIHLFFLIGFRNRMVVFINWAYNYIRFDREARLIIRPYKNPKTKDEETQVA, from the coding sequence ATGAATATTCCAAAAACCAGCACTCCCCGAATCGTTATCATCGGAGGAGGTTTTGCCGGCATATCTCTGGCAAAGAAACTTTCAAAACAGGAAGTTCAGGTGGTTATGCTGGACAGACATAACTATCATACTTTTCAGCCTTTATTATATCAGGTGTCAACAGGGGCATTAGAGCCGGACTCCATTGCATATCCGATTCGCAAAATACTATCTCATTATCCGAATTTTTACTTTAGACTGGCTAATGTAGAAGAGGTAGTTCCCGAAAAGAAAATTGTAAGAACGGATATAGGAGAGATTTTTTATGATTACTTGGTACTGGCTACCGGTTCCAGGACTAATTATTACGGAAACCAGTCTATTAAGGAAAACGGGATGGCCATGAAAACCATTCCGCAATCGTTGAACCTGAGAAGTCTGATATTAGAGAATTTTGAGCAGGCTTTACTGACGGACAGCCTTGATGAGCAAGATGCGCTGATGAACTTTGTAATTGTAGGTGCCGGTCCGACCGGAGTGGAACTGGCAGGGGCATTGGCAGAAATTAAAAAAGGAATCCTGCATAAGGATTATCCCGACCTCGATACCAGAAGGGTTCAGATAAATTTAATCCAGGCCTCTGATAGGGTGTTGCAGGAAATGAGTCCGGTAGCATCAAAAAAAGCGGAGCAATTTCTGGAGAATTTAGGGGTCCATATCTGGAAAGACGTCCTTGTTACAGGGTACGACGGCGAAACGGTTACTACCAATTCAGACCTTACTTTTCAAACGGCAACATTAATTTGGAGTGCCGGAGTTATGGGAGCTACGGTAAACGGACTTAATGCTGAAGATCTCATTGCCAGGGGCAACAGGGTAAAGGTAAATGAGTTTAACCAGGTGGAAGGCTTTAAAGATATTTTTGCAGTAGGCGATATAGCTGCCATGAGTACTGAGAAATATCCGTACGGTCATCCAATGATGGCTCAACCTGCCATTCAACAAGGGAAGCATCTTGGAATTAACTTTGAACGTTTACTGAATAACAAACCGATGAAACCTTTTAGCTATTACGATAAGGGATCTATGGCTACTATTGGAAGGAATAAAGCGGTTGTGGACCTCCCTAATTTTAAATTTCAGGGGGTTTTCGCCTGGTTTGTATGGATGTTTATTCACCTGTTTTTTCTGATAGGTTTCAGGAACAGGATGGTGGTGTTTATCAATTGGGCCTATAATTATATCCGTTTCGACAGGGAAGCCCGATTAATTATACGACCATACAAAAACCCGAAAACAAAGGATGAGGAAACTCAGGTAGCCTGA
- a CDS encoding RNA polymerase sigma factor has translation MTKELEHSFVNLLEKHQNIVHKVCRIYTNDGASHSDLFQEITIQLWKAYPKFRGDAKFTTWMYRVALNTAITLYRKSKRSIDTQDFEGVSYKIKYEHYDDTEEQQLKLMYKAIKQLNDIDKALVFLYLEDKNYAEISETLGISEINARVKMNRIKTKLKTILNP, from the coding sequence GTGACAAAAGAACTGGAACATAGCTTTGTAAACCTTCTAGAAAAGCATCAGAATATTGTTCATAAGGTTTGTAGAATATATACAAACGACGGAGCGTCTCACAGTGACCTGTTCCAGGAGATTACAATTCAGCTATGGAAGGCCTATCCGAAATTCCGCGGTGATGCCAAATTCACCACCTGGATGTATCGGGTTGCCTTAAACACGGCGATTACACTATACAGAAAGTCTAAAAGATCGATCGACACACAAGACTTTGAGGGTGTTTCTTATAAAATAAAATACGAACACTACGACGATACCGAAGAACAACAATTAAAATTAATGTATAAAGCTATCAAGCAATTAAACGATATCGATAAAGCCTTGGTGTTTTTATATCTGGAAGATAAAAATTATGCTGAAATATCAGAAACTTTGGGGATAAGTGAGATCAATGCAAGAGTGAAGATGAACAGGATTAAAACAAAATTAAAAACTATTTTGAACCCATGA
- a CDS encoding lysophospholipid acyltransferase family protein, with protein MGMFKKNPFGHILFLKKWLIRIAGTLTHQRYRGFNELQIEGSDILRSLPETGVLFVSNHQTYFADVVAMFHVFNASLSNRNDSIKNVGYLWNPKLNIYYVAAKETMRSGLLPKILAYAGAITVERTWREKGKNIKRDVNFQDTENIGVALDDGWVITFPQGTTKPWKPIRKGTAHIIKQYKPIVVPIVIDGFRRSFDKKGLRVKKKGILQSMVIKEPLHIDYENESVDDIVEKIEYAIEQHPSFLKVIPEEELIAYEELNKTRQFRY; from the coding sequence ATGGGGATGTTTAAAAAGAATCCTTTCGGACATATATTGTTCTTAAAAAAGTGGTTGATCAGAATTGCAGGTACATTAACGCACCAGCGATATCGGGGCTTTAACGAACTGCAGATTGAAGGTTCGGATATTTTAAGGAGCCTGCCTGAAACCGGAGTATTGTTTGTTTCAAACCATCAAACGTATTTTGCCGATGTAGTGGCCATGTTCCATGTTTTCAACGCGAGTCTTTCCAACCGTAATGATTCCATTAAAAATGTCGGGTATTTGTGGAACCCAAAACTTAATATTTATTATGTAGCGGCCAAAGAGACCATGCGGTCCGGACTGTTACCAAAAATTTTGGCTTATGCGGGGGCTATCACGGTAGAGCGTACATGGAGAGAAAAAGGAAAGAATATTAAGAGAGATGTGAATTTTCAGGATACTGAAAATATCGGAGTAGCACTCGACGATGGCTGGGTTATTACTTTTCCGCAGGGAACTACCAAACCATGGAAACCGATAAGAAAAGGGACTGCTCATATTATAAAACAATACAAACCGATAGTGGTACCTATAGTAATAGATGGTTTCAGACGTTCTTTTGATAAAAAAGGTTTAAGGGTAAAAAAGAAAGGAATCCTTCAATCTATGGTCATCAAGGAACCGCTTCATATCGACTATGAAAATGAATCCGTTGATGATATTGTAGAAAAAATAGAATATGCCATTGAGCAACATCCGTCATTCTTGAAGGTCATTCCTGAAGAGGAGTTGATTGCCTATGAAGAATTGAATAAAACACGTCAATTCAGATATTAA
- a CDS encoding NUDIX hydrolase, protein MKFEHFNRLVPKIVNLKLPGEVSHYKMAPLLRKKELEAMRYEDQNPKRAAVLSLFYPGIGGATCFLLILRKVYNGVHSNQVGFPGGKVELSDENLEATALRETEEEVGVTPDKVKIFKELSDVYIPPSNFLVTPFMGIMHEPPVLIPDEQEVEQILEVPLTELLGDETVFTENLTTSYAKSIDVPAFKLKNYTVWGATAMMLSEVKELIKKVY, encoded by the coding sequence ATGAAATTTGAACATTTTAATCGGTTGGTTCCAAAAATAGTAAATCTGAAACTTCCTGGCGAAGTATCTCATTATAAAATGGCGCCCCTCCTTCGGAAGAAAGAGCTGGAGGCCATGAGGTATGAGGATCAAAACCCTAAAAGAGCTGCGGTATTATCACTTTTTTATCCGGGTATTGGAGGCGCTACCTGTTTTTTGCTGATTTTGAGAAAAGTATATAATGGTGTCCACTCAAACCAGGTAGGCTTTCCCGGCGGGAAGGTGGAACTTTCGGACGAGAACCTGGAAGCAACTGCTTTGCGCGAGACGGAGGAGGAAGTAGGGGTAACCCCTGATAAAGTGAAGATATTTAAAGAGCTGTCGGATGTTTACATCCCGCCCAGTAATTTTCTGGTAACTCCGTTTATGGGGATCATGCATGAACCCCCTGTCCTAATTCCGGATGAGCAGGAAGTCGAACAGATTTTAGAGGTACCGTTAACCGAACTATTGGGAGATGAAACGGTTTTTACAGAAAACTTAACCACATCTTATGCTAAAAGCATTGATGTTCCTGCTTTTAAATTAAAAAACTATACGGTATGGGGAGCTACAGCCATGATGCTGAGTGAAGTAAAGGAACTCATTAAAAAAGTTTATTAA
- a CDS encoding peptidylprolyl isomerase, with the protein MMLRNRLVTILLLIIISACGGNKEKKDQPKTGSKEVKTDSATIIKEDKDAENEKFLLTDDNAIEFFFEYAKKHKEHKVKVTTKYGSFIIDLFEETPYHRANFIYLTKKGYFNGTYFHRVVKNFIIQGGNSDEWKIANRRKEIGRYLLPPDTKKGFKHHRGTVSMPSSDVDNPHKLASPYEFFIVCSNPGAYHLDGDFTAFGRVIEGMEVVDKINALPTDVGEWPLENASMTIEIIE; encoded by the coding sequence ATGATGCTAAGAAATCGCCTTGTTACAATATTACTACTAATTATCATAAGTGCCTGCGGTGGAAATAAAGAAAAAAAAGATCAGCCTAAAACCGGGAGTAAGGAAGTTAAAACAGATTCAGCAACTATCATAAAAGAAGATAAAGATGCTGAGAATGAAAAATTTTTACTTACCGACGACAATGCCATAGAATTTTTCTTTGAATACGCAAAAAAGCACAAAGAACACAAGGTCAAAGTTACCACTAAATATGGTAGTTTTATCATAGATTTGTTTGAAGAAACCCCATATCACCGGGCTAATTTTATCTACCTCACCAAGAAAGGATATTTTAACGGCACTTACTTTCACCGGGTGGTAAAAAATTTTATTATTCAGGGAGGAAATTCTGATGAGTGGAAAATTGCCAACCGAAGAAAAGAAATAGGAAGATATTTACTGCCTCCCGATACCAAAAAAGGTTTTAAACACCACAGAGGAACTGTTTCTATGCCTAGTAGCGATGTTGACAACCCTCATAAACTGGCTTCACCATACGAGTTTTTTATTGTCTGTAGTAATCCCGGAGCTTACCATCTGGATGGTGATTTTACTGCATTCGGAAGGGTGATTGAAGGAATGGAAGTAGTAGATAAAATAAATGCACTACCTACCGATGTTGGCGAGTGGCCATTGGAGAATGCTTCCATGACCATTGAGATCATTGAATAA
- a CDS encoding trimeric intracellular cation channel family protein: MFYYIIDILGTIAFAISGVYAAMSKKLDPFGVFIIAFVTATGGGTIRDVIIGKTPVFWLINYTYMYVIVGAVIFAILFRKQLRYLRTSLFLFDTIGIGLYTVVGVEKGIEAGLHPFMCVVLGTITACFGGVVRDILCNEIPVIFEGREIYATACIAGGVSYFLFNELPIKSDIIFAAPIVIVIVIRLLAVRYKLALPAIENKDKR; this comes from the coding sequence ATGTTTTACTACATCATTGACATTTTAGGAACCATTGCTTTTGCCATTTCAGGCGTATATGCTGCTATGAGCAAAAAACTGGATCCATTCGGGGTTTTTATTATTGCTTTTGTAACGGCTACCGGCGGGGGAACTATCCGGGATGTGATTATAGGTAAAACGCCTGTATTCTGGCTTATTAATTATACCTATATGTATGTTATTGTGGGAGCTGTCATTTTTGCCATTTTATTCAGGAAGCAACTCCGTTATTTACGTACATCCCTGTTCCTTTTTGATACCATAGGTATCGGCCTGTACACTGTAGTGGGAGTGGAGAAAGGTATAGAAGCCGGGTTACATCCGTTTATGTGTGTGGTTCTAGGCACCATTACGGCCTGTTTTGGCGGTGTCGTCCGCGACATACTGTGCAACGAAATACCTGTTATTTTTGAGGGTCGGGAAATCTATGCTACAGCTTGTATAGCCGGAGGAGTAAGCTATTTTCTTTTCAACGAGCTCCCGATTAAATCAGATATTATTTTTGCAGCTCCAATAGTCATTGTCATCGTTATTCGCCTGTTGGCGGTAAGGTACAAATTAGCATTGCCCGCTATAGAAAATAAGGATAAGAGATAG
- a CDS encoding RDD family protein: MTELQINTTQNVNINFTAASVGERILAYGVDLIIKIAYSVVVFQLLFNLFNIERFMFGWDNWSRAAFIIIFYLPVIFYTLVLESILEGQTFGKKLLKIRVVKIDGYQASFADHIMRWFFRIIDINMMGGIIALITVVVNNRNQRLGDITAGTAVISLKDKVTINHTILENLSEDYVPTYPSVIKLSDNDVRIIKETLQTAKRSLDHTTLLKLKRKVEEVIGVKAEENDTQMFINTVLKDYNYYTQSM; the protein is encoded by the coding sequence ATGACAGAACTACAAATTAATACTACCCAAAATGTAAACATAAACTTTACTGCGGCCTCCGTAGGAGAGCGGATACTTGCATATGGTGTAGACCTGATTATTAAAATAGCATATTCAGTAGTTGTTTTTCAGCTATTATTCAACCTGTTTAATATAGAACGCTTTATGTTTGGTTGGGATAATTGGTCAAGAGCCGCTTTTATAATTATTTTTTATTTGCCTGTAATCTTTTATACCTTGGTGCTGGAATCAATACTAGAAGGACAAACTTTTGGGAAAAAACTCTTGAAAATAAGAGTCGTTAAAATAGACGGTTACCAGGCCTCTTTTGCCGATCATATCATGCGATGGTTTTTCAGGATTATCGACATCAATATGATGGGAGGGATCATAGCACTGATCACCGTGGTTGTAAATAACAGAAACCAGCGTCTCGGTGATATAACGGCCGGAACAGCGGTTATAAGCCTAAAGGACAAAGTGACGATCAACCATACCATCCTTGAAAACTTATCGGAAGATTATGTCCCGACATATCCTTCCGTTATAAAACTGTCAGATAATGATGTGCGGATTATTAAAGAAACACTGCAAACCGCCAAACGTTCCCTGGACCATACCACCCTGTTGAAATTGAAAAGGAAAGTAGAAGAGGTTATAGGGGTAAAAGCAGAGGAGAATGATACGCAGATGTTTATTAATACGGTTTTAAAAGATTATAATTACTATACACAATCTATGTAA
- a CDS encoding stage II sporulation protein M — protein sequence MREVAFIKQNKEKWLDFEKAIFKNQLNNPDELASLYVHIVNDLSYAQTYYPKSKITAYLNQLAAKAFQKIYKTKREDTNRFVHFWKTEVPLIVYQYRRYILYSFLIFLTFVAVGAVSAAHDDTFVRLILGDHYVNMTQENIKNGDPVAVYKSGSNWGSFIGITLNNLYVGIKAFLYGVFGGLGTGLILCFNGIMIGAFQYMFQAEGVLWESVRGIWIHGAMEIFAIMIEGAAGLILGASILFPKTFSRFNSFKRGMKDGVKILISTFPFTVAAGFLEGYVTRYSNVMTNWLSVGIILLTLSIISFYYLIYPAIVTRKLKKVHGVI from the coding sequence ATGAGAGAAGTTGCGTTTATTAAGCAAAATAAAGAAAAATGGCTAGATTTTGAAAAAGCCATTTTTAAAAATCAATTAAATAATCCGGATGAGCTGGCTTCCTTGTATGTGCATATAGTTAACGACCTGTCGTACGCGCAGACCTATTACCCTAAAAGTAAGATCACTGCCTATTTAAATCAACTGGCTGCCAAGGCTTTTCAAAAAATATATAAAACCAAAAGAGAAGATACGAACAGGTTTGTTCATTTCTGGAAAACGGAAGTCCCTCTAATCGTATATCAATACAGGAGGTATATACTTTATTCATTCCTTATTTTCCTTACATTCGTTGCTGTCGGGGCCGTTTCTGCGGCTCATGATGATACCTTTGTAAGGTTAATCTTGGGCGATCACTATGTAAATATGACCCAGGAGAATATTAAAAACGGTGATCCGGTTGCTGTTTATAAAAGTGGAAGCAACTGGGGGAGTTTCATCGGTATTACCCTGAACAATCTCTATGTTGGGATTAAAGCTTTTCTATATGGGGTTTTTGGTGGGTTAGGAACAGGATTGATCTTATGTTTTAATGGCATAATGATTGGCGCGTTCCAATATATGTTCCAGGCAGAAGGTGTTTTATGGGAAAGTGTCAGGGGTATCTGGATCCACGGAGCTATGGAAATATTTGCCATTATGATCGAAGGAGCCGCCGGTCTTATTTTGGGGGCAAGCATTTTATTCCCAAAAACTTTCAGCAGGTTCAATTCTTTTAAAAGAGGGATGAAAGACGGAGTGAAAATTTTAATCAGTACCTTTCCGTTTACGGTTGCGGCCGGTTTTCTGGAGGGTTATGTAACCCGCTATTCAAATGTAATGACCAATTGGCTCTCTGTAGGAATCATACTCTTAACCTTGTCTATCATATCATTTTATTATTTAATTTACCCTGCTATAGTAACACGAAAATTAAAAAAAGTACATGGAGTTATATAA
- a CDS encoding DUF4129 domain-containing protein, which translates to MKNTVFFLLFFAHSLLCCCLYAQSGLPAQKDSLQLDREPVKSRSFGSDFKEKYSGDAYNYQESVAGKGWFTRFKEWLAERLSNLFDFDTPADAQSVADTIFKVFYVLIIIAVIFIIVKLIMNREGRWVFGKSGNKNILKVEDIENHIHITDFNSLILNAVNNTDYRLAVRYYYLWLLKELTNKDLIAYDAEKTNSDYLNEINNQELKDNFSYASYLYNYIWYGEFKVGKDDFDKVSGNFVQLINSIRK; encoded by the coding sequence ATGAAGAACACGGTATTTTTTCTTTTATTTTTCGCACATTCTCTCCTTTGCTGTTGTTTGTACGCTCAGTCAGGTCTGCCTGCACAAAAGGATTCCCTGCAACTAGACAGGGAACCTGTAAAAAGCAGAAGTTTTGGCTCTGATTTTAAAGAAAAGTATAGTGGTGATGCCTACAATTACCAGGAGTCTGTAGCCGGAAAAGGCTGGTTTACCCGGTTTAAAGAATGGCTGGCAGAGAGGTTAAGCAATCTCTTTGATTTTGACACTCCTGCCGACGCCCAAAGTGTTGCCGATACCATTTTTAAGGTTTTCTATGTACTTATTATTATTGCGGTTATTTTTATTATTGTAAAGCTGATCATGAACCGGGAAGGGCGATGGGTATTTGGAAAATCGGGCAATAAGAATATCCTGAAAGTAGAAGATATCGAAAACCATATCCATATTACAGATTTCAATTCACTGATCTTAAATGCTGTCAACAATACCGATTACAGGCTTGCGGTTCGTTATTATTACCTGTGGCTACTAAAAGAACTCACGAACAAGGACCTCATTGCTTACGATGCAGAGAAAACGAACAGCGATTATTTAAATGAAATTAATAATCAGGAGTTAAAAGATAATTTCAGCTATGCCTCTTATTTATACAACTATATCTGGTATGGTGAATTTAAGGTCGGTAAAGATGATTTCGATAAAGTATCGGGCAACTTTGTTCAACTTATAAATTCGATAAGAAAATGA
- a CDS encoding DUF4350 domain-containing protein yields MNKTIKIYIGVFILLVTGIFLLEINKPTPIDWSPTFNEKHTKPYGLKVLHEELPLLFNGRDLIDINVTPFEYFDEEFNFSDSTYYIQGNYLYIHDGNLIDEVSAEKILDFAAHGNNVFISSTMFPEVIEDSLNFKIKYTYTFNKKGKLYLSNPLFVNDTITLDKNVENIYFNELDSLHTTVLGYQSFKKNTDLLSAGEQPDTEEHINYVKIKYREGAFFLHTQPYVFTNYHLLKDRDYTYAEKVFSYLPDNTILFDSVNKAGKDLGSSPFRFILSKPALRWAWYILLLLLVTFLIFNAKRKQRIIKIIKPLPNTTVDFTKTIANLYFETQDHSNLIDKKVTYFLEKIRSDYYLDTQNLDDSFARNLALKAGKNKEDVVKLVKYIRYLTTRTSHSESQLLELNKQIEEFYNTKNYGTS; encoded by the coding sequence ATGAACAAGACCATAAAAATATACATCGGCGTTTTTATCCTTTTGGTTACGGGCATATTTCTACTCGAAATCAACAAACCTACACCTATCGACTGGTCGCCGACCTTTAATGAAAAACATACCAAGCCCTATGGCCTAAAAGTGCTTCACGAAGAATTACCTTTGTTATTTAACGGCCGGGATCTTATCGATATTAATGTTACTCCCTTTGAATATTTTGATGAAGAATTCAACTTTTCCGATTCTACATATTACATCCAAGGCAATTATTTATACATCCACGACGGGAATCTGATAGATGAAGTATCTGCCGAAAAAATACTTGATTTTGCTGCTCACGGAAACAATGTTTTTATATCCTCAACCATGTTCCCCGAAGTCATTGAAGACTCCTTAAATTTTAAAATAAAATACACCTATACCTTTAATAAAAAAGGAAAATTATATCTTTCAAACCCTCTGTTTGTCAACGACACTATTACCCTTGATAAGAATGTAGAGAATATATATTTTAACGAATTAGACTCTTTACATACTACCGTTTTAGGGTACCAGTCTTTTAAAAAGAATACTGATCTCTTGTCTGCCGGCGAACAACCAGATACAGAAGAACACATTAATTATGTTAAAATAAAATATCGGGAAGGGGCTTTTTTCCTACATACCCAACCCTATGTTTTTACCAACTACCACTTATTAAAGGATCGTGATTACACATATGCTGAAAAAGTCTTTTCCTACCTGCCGGATAACACCATTTTATTTGATTCTGTAAATAAAGCGGGGAAAGATCTGGGCAGCTCACCATTTAGGTTTATACTCTCCAAACCGGCATTGAGATGGGCGTGGTATATTTTATTGCTGTTGCTGGTTACCTTTTTAATCTTTAATGCCAAACGAAAACAACGGATTATTAAAATCATAAAACCATTACCCAATACTACTGTTGATTTTACCAAGACCATAGCGAACCTATACTTCGAAACACAAGATCATTCAAACCTTATTGACAAAAAGGTTACTTACTTCCTTGAAAAAATAAGGTCTGACTATTATCTGGATACACAAAACCTCGATGATAGCTTTGCCAGAAACTTAGCTTTAAAGGCCGGGAAAAACAAAGAAGATGTTGTCAAACTGGTTAAGTATATCAGGTATTTAACAACCCGCACATCGCATAGCGAATCCCAGTTACTGGAATTAAACAAACAGATTGAAGAATTTTACAATACAAAGAATTATGGAACATCATGA
- a CDS encoding AAA family ATPase, with product MEHHEENKSIENSNVQFENRIDLSELQNAVQQIKSELSKVIVGQRGMIDMLITALLANGHVLIEGVPGVAKTITAKLLSKALTVDFSRIQFTPDLMPSDILGTSIFDLKKSEFEFKRGPIFANMVLIDEINRAPAKTQAALFEVMEERQITIDGNRFTMEPPFMVLATQNPVEQEGTYRLPEAQLDRFIFKIDIDYPSVEEEVEIISREHELKEAKKTDKISSFLTREQIARYQKTVNDIIVEPHLLKYIAELIVNTRNNQFLYLGASPRASIAILKASKAYAAMNGRDFVTPEDIKQVAVPVLQHRIIVTPEREMEGVTAKQIVQQIIQTVEIPR from the coding sequence ATGGAACATCATGAAGAAAATAAATCAATAGAAAACTCAAATGTGCAATTCGAAAACCGGATAGACCTTTCCGAGTTACAAAATGCCGTGCAACAAATTAAAAGTGAACTCTCAAAAGTCATTGTAGGACAAAGAGGAATGATCGACATGCTCATTACAGCACTTTTAGCCAACGGCCATGTACTGATAGAAGGGGTTCCCGGAGTTGCCAAAACAATTACTGCCAAGCTTTTATCCAAAGCATTAACGGTAGATTTTAGCAGGATACAATTTACACCCGATCTTATGCCTTCTGATATACTGGGGACTTCCATATTCGATTTAAAAAAATCTGAATTTGAATTTAAAAGGGGTCCTATTTTTGCCAACATGGTTTTAATTGACGAAATTAACAGGGCACCGGCAAAAACCCAGGCAGCCTTGTTTGAAGTTATGGAAGAGCGGCAAATAACCATCGACGGGAACAGGTTTACCATGGAGCCGCCTTTTATGGTACTGGCAACTCAAAACCCGGTAGAGCAAGAGGGTACCTACCGTCTGCCGGAAGCACAACTCGATCGTTTTATCTTCAAAATTGATATTGATTATCCTTCTGTGGAAGAAGAAGTCGAAATTATCAGCAGAGAGCATGAACTCAAGGAAGCCAAAAAAACAGATAAAATAAGTTCTTTCTTAACAAGAGAACAAATTGCCAGGTACCAAAAGACTGTTAATGATATTATCGTAGAACCCCATTTGCTTAAATATATCGCTGAACTTATTGTAAATACGCGTAACAATCAGTTTTTATACCTGGGGGCATCTCCAAGGGCTTCGATTGCTATCCTGAAAGCTTCAAAGGCATACGCCGCTATGAACGGAAGAGATTTTGTTACCCCGGAAGATATCAAACAAGTAGCTGTTCCGGTTTTACAACATCGGATTATTGTTACTCCCGAAAGGGAAATGGAAGGCGTTACAGCCAAACAAATTGTACAGCAAATCATTCAGACAGTAGAAATACCGCGCTAA